A window from Acidobacteriota bacterium encodes these proteins:
- a CDS encoding aminotransferase class V-fold PLP-dependent enzyme — MFDVTFARSQFPAFAKEPTRTWGFFQNAGGSYLPAAVLDRYVEFLTDFKVQPYGDNPMAKRAGEAMDAGRATLADLLGVPIDRLTIGPSTTQNLNTLANAFRGNLGPGDEIIVTDQDHEANIGCWERLCDETGANLLWWHVDPTSGLLDIEDLESTLTDAVVVVAMTHVSNVAGVINPVAQVAELVHMRNRFLIVDGVAAAPHMWPHVDATGADAYLFSLYKTFAPHLGAMVTTPRLLEAVTPQSHFFNTDVPWKRLDGAGPDHAAIAALVGLGDYFDTLADHHGINVANRAVRVRELSELMRAHEFELALPLVELLLSRGTRVIGTTDHPDKVANFSLAPKQPTARSIVDRLAESQIAADADHFYAARLVAACGIENVARISFAHYNTAEEVTRMVDTLATVL, encoded by the coding sequence ATGTTTGATGTCACATTTGCCCGATCGCAGTTCCCCGCGTTTGCGAAGGAGCCAACCCGGACGTGGGGCTTCTTCCAAAACGCCGGGGGTAGCTACCTTCCCGCTGCCGTGCTTGATCGATACGTTGAGTTTCTCACCGATTTCAAGGTACAGCCGTACGGGGACAACCCCATGGCGAAACGCGCCGGCGAGGCAATGGATGCTGGACGGGCCACGCTCGCCGACCTGCTCGGCGTACCGATCGACCGACTGACGATCGGCCCATCGACTACCCAGAACTTGAATACGCTGGCCAACGCTTTCCGGGGCAATCTCGGACCTGGAGACGAGATCATCGTCACTGATCAGGACCACGAAGCGAACATAGGGTGCTGGGAGCGACTGTGCGACGAGACGGGGGCAAATTTGCTCTGGTGGCACGTCGACCCCACATCCGGCCTGCTTGATATAGAGGATCTTGAATCGACCCTCACCGATGCAGTCGTCGTCGTCGCGATGACACACGTGTCGAACGTCGCCGGTGTGATCAACCCGGTTGCGCAGGTTGCGGAGCTGGTCCACATGCGAAATCGCTTCCTCATCGTTGATGGTGTTGCCGCCGCGCCGCACATGTGGCCACATGTTGACGCGACCGGAGCAGACGCCTATCTGTTTAGTCTCTACAAGACGTTTGCACCGCATCTCGGAGCTATGGTCACCACACCGCGCTTGCTTGAGGCCGTCACGCCGCAATCGCATTTTTTCAACACCGACGTGCCGTGGAAGCGGCTTGACGGCGCCGGTCCCGATCACGCTGCGATCGCCGCGCTTGTCGGTCTCGGTGACTACTTTGACACGCTCGCCGACCATCACGGGATCAACGTCGCTAACCGGGCGGTCCGCGTGCGAGAGCTATCCGAGTTGATGCGCGCCCACGAATTCGAACTCGCGTTACCCCTAGTCGAGCTTCTCCTATCGCGAGGTACACGGGTCATCGGGACCACAGATCATCCCGACAAGGTCGCCAACTTTTCCCTCGCCCCCAAGCAACCCACCGCACGCAGCATCGTTGACCGTCTGGCAGAGTCACAGATCGCTGCCGACGCCGACCACTTCTATGCGGCGAGACTCGTCGCAGCGTGCGGCATCGAGAACGTGGCGAGGATCAGTTTCGCTCACTACAACACAGCGGAGGAAGTGACACGCATGGTCGATACTCTGGCGACGGTCCTCTAA
- a CDS encoding enoyl-CoA hydratase/isomerase family protein, whose protein sequence is MADPSFLLISDTNAVRWLTLNRPDVMNATPRSGWVELRDAFRDFRSCDQRVLVISGSGGNFCSGADVGENDFAETASSAAVGAAWMRPVGEAATELFHMPKPVIAMVDGVAAGAGLNLALGCDVVIASEDARFGEVFVRRGLTVDFGGTWLLPRLVGLARAKEMALTGRMVDAHEAMRIGLVSAIVPVGSLRKNVEELANELTAGAPLAQRFIKQGLNRSFEWSFEQAVAYETQAQATLLTSDDVAEGVRSFQEQRSPKFTGH, encoded by the coding sequence ATGGCTGACCCGAGTTTTCTGTTGATCTCCGATACCAACGCGGTTCGGTGGTTGACACTAAATCGTCCCGATGTGATGAACGCGACGCCGCGCTCTGGTTGGGTGGAGCTGAGGGATGCGTTCAGAGACTTCCGGTCATGCGATCAGAGGGTTCTCGTTATCTCAGGGTCGGGAGGGAACTTTTGCTCAGGCGCCGATGTCGGCGAAAACGACTTTGCCGAGACAGCGTCCTCAGCAGCAGTCGGTGCAGCGTGGATGCGTCCGGTTGGGGAGGCAGCAACCGAGCTTTTCCACATGCCAAAACCGGTGATCGCGATGGTCGACGGGGTCGCCGCCGGTGCAGGACTCAACCTTGCGCTGGGTTGCGATGTTGTTATTGCGTCCGAGGATGCGCGGTTCGGAGAGGTGTTTGTGCGACGTGGACTGACCGTCGACTTCGGTGGAACATGGTTGCTCCCGCGTTTGGTTGGCCTTGCCCGCGCAAAAGAGATGGCGTTGACCGGACGTATGGTCGACGCCCACGAGGCGATGAGGATCGGTCTCGTGTCGGCAATCGTCCCGGTCGGCAGCCTTCGCAAAAACGTCGAAGAACTCGCAAACGAGCTTACGGCCGGAGCACCGCTTGCACAGCGCTTCATCAAGCAGGGACTGAACCGCTCATTTGAATGGTCCTTCGAGCAGGCCGTCGCGTACGAGACCCAGGCGCAGGCAACACTGTTGACATCGGACGATGTTGCCGAAGGAGTGCGTTCATTTCAGGAACAGCGGTCCCCGAAATTCACCGGTCACTGA
- a CDS encoding type II toxin-antitoxin system RelE/ParE family toxin, with protein MTSSTPDCHEVTASGRCRTLVGPRVANPRPVGRALGNELFGLDSVRVGIYRIVYESGDENTVRVLCIDHRADVYRPR; from the coding sequence ATGACATCGTCTACACCCGACTGCCATGAGGTAACGGCCAGTGGCCGTTGTCGAACTCTCGTTGGTCCGCGTGTTGCCAATCCTCGTCCCGTTGGGAGGGCGCTTGGAAACGAGTTGTTCGGTCTGGATTCAGTACGAGTTGGCATATATCGCATCGTGTACGAATCCGGCGACGAAAACACAGTTCGGGTGCTCTGTATCGACCACCGCGCTGATGTCTACCGTCCCCGCTAA